A genomic segment from Nitrospira sp. encodes:
- a CDS encoding Ferric uptake regulation protein FUR translates to MNKALKEMDVLREHLAKHQLKLTRQRELILTAFLRQEHVTAETMYHQLAKKDPHLGLATIYRTLNLFCEAGIAQARHFGSQTQYDNVSHKGHHDHLICTGCGTIVEFENCEIERLQEEVATKNGFVIQTHRLELYGLCSRCRH, encoded by the coding sequence ATGAATAAAGCTCTCAAAGAAATGGATGTGCTCCGCGAGCATCTGGCGAAGCATCAACTCAAGTTGACCCGTCAGCGTGAACTGATTCTGACGGCCTTCTTACGGCAGGAACATGTCACGGCCGAGACCATGTACCACCAACTCGCCAAGAAGGATCCACACCTGGGATTGGCTACCATTTACCGCACGTTAAACCTATTTTGCGAAGCGGGAATCGCCCAAGCCCGGCACTTCGGTTCCCAGACTCAATATGACAACGTGTCTCACAAGGGTCATCACGATCACCTCATCTGTACCGGCTGCGGAACGATCGTGGAGTTCGAGAATTGCGAGATCGAACGGTTGCAAGAGGAGGTGGCGACCAAGAACGGCTTTGTGATTCAAACTCACCGACTTGAGCTGTACGGCCTCTGTTCCCGCTGCCGTCATTGA